ATGTGCCCACGGGCAGCCTCACCTCACAGCCAGGCTTTGCTTTTCAGATTCGAACTAAGTGGATTCCACTGGTGAATGGGGGGACCACGCGGGGGCCCAGGTAATGAGGGGGATGTGGAAGGGGCTGGGACCCCCGGCTTCCCTGCCCCTGGTGACCATGGGCCTTCAACCCAGGGTGCCCATCATCCTAGTGGGCAACAAGTCAGATCTGCGGGCAGGGAGCTCCATGGAGGCCGTGCTCCCCATCATGAGCCAGTTTCCTGAGATTGAGACCTGCGTGGAGGTGAGTGGGTCCCGGCTGAGGGGCTGAGCTAGGGGCAGGGCCTCCTTCATTCCTCGTGTCCTCGGTCGGTTCCTCGGGGCATGTCCCTGAGTCTGTTCCCACTTTCCCAGTGTTCAGCCAAGAACCTGAGGAACATCTCAGAGCTGTTCTACTATGCCCAGAAGGCTGTCCTGCACCCCACAGCCCCCCTCTATGACCCTGAGACCAAGCAGGTGAGCATTGGCGGGGGCCCCACACACTGCTTCCTTCCCCAGGGGCCTGGGGCGTGCTGGGTGGGGTGGCGTGGCGGGCGGGCACAGGCCGCCTGAGAGTGCTGAGCCAACATCCCCGCAGTTGAGGCCCGCGTGCGCCCAGGCGCTGACACGCATCTTCAGGCTCTCAGATCAGGACCTGGACCAGGCGCTCAGTGACGAGGAGCTCAACGCCTTCCAGGtgtgcccctgccccaccctcggTGCCCAGCCCCCTCGATCCTCCGCTGCTGTTAGTGACCAGAACAGGCCGTCTCCGGGTAACTGGCTGACTCCCAGCAACGTTCTCTCGGAGGCAGAAATCCTGCTTCGGGCACCCCCTGGCCCCGCAGGCCCTGGAGGACGTGAAGACGGTGGTGTGCAGGAACGTAGCGGGCGGCGTGTGGGAGGACCGGCTGACCCTGGATGGTGAGGCCGGGTGCCCACCTGCGCCTGGGGAGTGTGGGGAGGGTGCTGTGCCTGGTGCTCCCCCTGCTCTGTCTCGGTGCAGGTTTCCTCTTCCTGAACACGCTCTTCATCCAGCGTGGCCGGCACGAGACCACATGGACCATCCTGCGGAGCTTCGGCTACAGCGACACACTGGAGCTGACAGCCGACTATCTCTTCCCTCCGTGAGTGGGCCTGGGGTCGAGGCCTACCCTCCCTGAGGGGAGGTCTCACTCAGCAGGCCGTCTGGCATAGTGCCCTGCCTGGCTGTGCCCTGAATCCCTCAGCATCCACAGAGCTCTGAGTCAGGTGGGGGCTGGCCCCTTGCCAATCCCGCATGCGTGACTTGCTCACCCTGCTGGGGTCAGCAGCTTGGGCTGTGGCCTGGGGGCTTCAGCCAGGCCTCCCATGTGCTGGAGTCAGATAGGCACCCTCCTCCCCATCGCAGCTGCAGGGTTGGGGGCGTACAGGAGCCTCTGGGTCCTACAGGGAGGGTCCGACTGCACAGACGGGGCCGGCAGGGTGACAGgtgccgagcgtggtggcgcagAGTCTCCTGGGAACCGGATGGGCTGTCACCTCCCCGCAGGCTCCACGTGCCCCCCGGCTGCAGCACTGAGCTCAACCACCTTGGCTACCAGTTTGTGCAGAGGGTGTTTGAGAAGCACGACCAGGTGAGAGCATGGCgacgcccccgcccccgcccctcgCCGGCACACATGCCACCGCATCCCTCCTCCTGCAGGACCGCGACGGCGCCCTCTCGCCCACGGAGCTGCAGAGCCTCTTCAGTGTGTTCCCAGCAGCCCCCTGGGGCCCTGAGCTCCCGCGCACAGTCCGCACAGAGGCCGGCCGGCTGCCGCTGCACGGATACCTCTGCCAGTGGACGTAAGCACGGCCCGCACCACACCCTCCCGTCGCGCCACCCTCCCCACCGTAACACTGTGTCTCCCGCCCACCCCCAGCCTGGTGACCTACCTGGACGTCCGGAGCTGCCTCGGACACCTGGGCTACCTGGGTTACCCCACCCTCTGTGATCAGGACTCGCAGACTCGTGCCATCACAGGTGGGCACCCACCTCCCTGGGCCTGGGCCCAGCATCCTGGCGGCCGTCCTAACCTGTGTCCATCCTCACAGTCACCCGTGAGAAGAGGCTGGACCAGGAGAAGGGACAGACGCTGCGGAGTGTTCTCCTCTGCAAGGTGGTGGGGGCCCGTGGAGTGGGCAAGTCTGCCTTCCTGCAGGCCTTCCTCGGCCACAGCCTGGGGGTAAGCACCCtagacccccccacccccaccccaggggcTCCAGGTGCGGGGCAGGGCAATCTGGGGGGGCGCCGGAGCCAGCGAATGTCGGGACCTCACCTCCCTCAGCACCAGGACACGAGGGAGCAGCCTCCCGGCTACACCATCGACACGGTGCAGGTCAACGGACAGGAGAAGTACTTGATCGTGAGTGCTGGGGCGGCATGGCCTGTGCCTGAGGGTGGACCCAGGGACACCTGGGCCTGCCTGGCAGAGCTGGCCCAGCACGGCCCTAGGGGGACCGAGCCCAGGGACCCTCCCTAAGGCCACTGTCTgtcccagctgtgtgaggtgggCACAGATGATCTGGCCACATCGCTGGACGCCGCCTGTGATGTTGCCTGCTTGATGTTTGATGGCAGTGACCCAAAGTCCTTTGCACATTGTGCCAGCGTCTACAAGGTGGGGTCCTGCAGGGGCCACGTGGCCACGGGGCAGGGTCTGTCCCCCCAGCGGTGCTTCAGCCACCTCAGACTGTACCTCATACCGCTCTCTGCCCACAGCACCATTACATGGACGGGCAGACCCCCTGCCTCTTCGTCTCCTCCAAGGCTGACCTGCCCGAAGGTGGTGTGCTGGTTGGCCCATCGCCAGCCGAGTTTTGCCGCAAGCACCGGCTACCAGCTCCCGTGCCATTCTCCTGTGCtggcccagctgagcccagcactGCCATCTTCACCCAGCTTGCCACCATGGCCACCTTCCCGTGGGTACCTGGCAGCACAGCCCTAGGGACTAGCAGCGTCTGTCATCTGGGCAGTGGGCAGCTGTGGTGTCAGGCCTGGAAATGGGGCCAGAGTGACGGATGGGGTGGAGCTTTGTGTGGCAGAGGGAGCCAGTGTCCAGGCGCGCTCCTGCAGGGCCTGGCCTCTGCCGGCTGTGCCTCTGGTCTGGGAACCTGGCTCTGAGGTCCTGTGAGTCCAGGACATGGGAGGGTGCCCAGCAGGAAGCCAGGGACATGTGCCTGAGGCATCTGCCGATGATCCTTTTCTCTTTCAGACATTTGGTCCATGCAGAGCTGCGTCCCTCTTCCTTCTGGCTCCGGGGCCTGCTGGGGGTTCTCGGGGCCGCCATGGCCGCAGTCCTCAGCTTCTCGCTCTACAGGGTCCTGGTGAAGAGCCAGTGAGGCCCCTGGTACCTAAGTCCCCTCCCCTGATGGTGTGGCCCACTGCTGGGGCTCTGCAGGGGCCTCACAGTTGGGGTGCAGGCCGGGCTGCCACTCTGGGAATGCCCTTCTGCCCGGACTTTTTGTTTCTGAAGGCAGTCGGTCTGCAGCAGGGCCTCAGGCTGCCATGCACTGTCCTGGCTCCTGCCAGACCCCCAGGGTGGGCCGTGGCAGGTGGCTGAGCAGGAGCTCCCGAGTGCTGGCCACCGCTGTCAGGGGTTGCCCACCTCTGGGCATCATGTGTGTTGGGCTGGGGAGCACAGGTGTGGGAGCCGGTGACCCCAGACCTGGAATTCTCAGGGCTCTAACCCCCTTTCCTGGTCCTGGGTGGCCAGTGGGTGTGAGGAGGGCTGGAAGGCGGAGCTTTGGGCCAAAAGCAGGCATTGGGGGGTTCCCCCATCAAGTTTGGAGCTATTTCTGTGATTGCAGCAGGGACTGGAGGTTGGGTTCCTGATTAAACTTCACTGTGTCTTTTCCATCTGGGATCCCAGTCTCTGAAGACAACTTGGCTTGATTCAACCTAGAATGTGTTCCTTATCTTCACGTGGGCTGGAAACGCCACCCCTCCCTTTGTCCCTGGGTCACTGTCCTGAGGTCTCAGGCATGTGCATATGGCCTCTGGAAGGTCCACTCTGGGGCGCTGTGGCCTGGGAGCCAGTGTCCCTGGAGGTCTTGCGGTCTGGGAGTAGGAGCTCACTGCATGAGGACGGTGTGTGCCTGGCATGGACTGGGGGGCACCGGTACCTGAGATGTTTTCCTGATGGCCCCTTCTGAGGGTCCAGTGTGCCCTGGCACTGCCCGCCCACTCCCCAGAGTGTCCTGTCGGCCTCGCTGAGCTGCGCCAAGAACCTGGGCTTGTGTGACCAGATGTGGTCACAGAGCAGGGTGACCCTGGGGCCCTGACccaagggagggaggcaggatggACCAGAAGGAGGGACAGGCTGGGATTTGAGTCCAGATACCTGCTTCTCGGGACCCAGGGCATGGCCTTCCCAAAGTCACCCAGACACGTCGAAAGGCCTGGTCCCCACCTCCGGTGTCTGCCTGTAGGGAGTGGCAAGTGGGGTTCCCTCCCGAGTCCTGGCCCAGGCGGGCCCTGCCTTGGAGCTTGTGGCATTGGCCCCTGAGGTACCTACCGCCTAATGCTGTTTGAGCCCGCTGTGCCCCACGGCCTGCCTTCTGGGACCACTGCAACCCTAGGAGGAGCCCTCTGAGTGGCTCTTGCAGGGGCTGCCATAGTCacgtgtatctttttttttcgagacagagtttcactcttgttccccaggctagagtgcaatggcgtgatctcggctcactgcaacctctgcctcccgggtcctggttcaagcagttctcctgtgtagctgggattacaggcacgtgccaccacacccagccaattttagagaccgggtttcatcatgttggccaggctggtctcgaactcctgacctcgtgatctgcccgtcttgacctcccaaagtgctgggattacaggtgtgagccaccgtgcccggcagtcACACGTGTTTTATCTGTCACCTCCATTGTGGAGGGGTTGGCCCACCTTCCCAGGAGTAGGTCCCCTCATCCCAACtgcagccctgcctcctgggggTTCCACTCAGTGTCGGAATGCCCCTTGTGCCCAGCCCTGGCGCCTTCTTAGGGCGGGAGGTTTTGCTGTCCTTCATGGAGTTGCAAGAGCGGTCAGGGGCCTCCACCCCAGGGTGTGGATGAGTGGGCTGGGCTTGGTCGTCAGAGTCAAGGCGACTGAAGCAGGGTCTTCCTCACCCTAAGGTGGCTGTAGCAGCCATGCAGGGTGAGGGGCTTCCTTGCTGCGGTGCTAGGTGGGGcagggcggggggggggggcggtgtgTCTGCCGCAAGAAAGGATCTGCAGCCCTGGGAACATGAACCGCAGGGAGCACTGGGTCAGCCTGTGGCGGGTGGCAAgcagtggtcagggaaggcttcgtGGAGGCGGTGACGTCCTCacaggcttgagcccaggagggctgTG
The genomic region above belongs to Chlorocebus sabaeus isolate Y175 chromosome 5, mChlSab1.0.hap1, whole genome shotgun sequence and contains:
- the RHOT2 gene encoding mitochondrial Rho GTPase 2 isoform X1 encodes the protein MRRDVRILLLGEGRRRAGGLGAAAAGARAQVGKTSLILSLVGEEFPEEVPPRAEEITIPADVTPEKVPTHIVDYSEAEQTDEELREEIHKANVVCVVYDVSEEATIEKIRTKWIPLVNGGTTRGPRVPIILVGNKSDLRAGSSMEAVLPIMSQFPEIETCVECSAKNLRNISELFYYAQKAVLHPTAPLYDPETKQLRPACAQALTRIFRLSDQDLDQALSDEELNAFQKSCFGHPLAPQALEDVKTVVCRNVAGGVWEDRLTLDGFLFLNTLFIQRGRHETTWTILRSFGYSDTLELTADYLFPPLHVPPGCSTELNHLGYQFVQRVFEKHDQDRDGALSPTELQSLFSVFPAAPWGPELPRTVRTEAGRLPLHGYLCQWTLVTYLDVRSCLGHLGYLGYPTLCDQDSQTRAITVTREKRLDQEKGQTLRSVLLCKVVGARGVGKSAFLQAFLGHSLGHQDTREQPPGYTIDTVQVNGQEKYLILCEVGTDDLATSLDAACDVACLMFDGSDPKSFAHCASVYKHHYMDGQTPCLFVSSKADLPEGGVLVGPSPAEFCRKHRLPAPVPFSCAGPAEPSTAIFTQLATMATFPHLVHAELRPSSFWLRGLLGVLGAAMAAVLSFSLYRVLVKSQ
- the RHOT2 gene encoding mitochondrial Rho GTPase 2 isoform X5, with amino-acid sequence MVRPGAHLRLGSVGRVLCLVLPLLCLGAGFLFLNTLFIQRGRHETTWTILRSFGYSDTLELTADYLFPPLHVPPGCSTELNHLGYQFVQRVFEKHDQDRDGALSPTELQSLFSVFPAAPWGPELPRTVRTEAGRLPLHGYLCQWTLVTYLDVRSCLGHLGYLGYPTLCDQDSQTRAITVTREKRLDQEKGQTLRSVLLCKVVGARGVGKSAFLQAFLGHSLGHQDTREQPPGYTIDTVQVNGQEKYLILCEVGTDDLATSLDAACDVACLMFDGSDPKSFAHCASVYKHHYMDGQTPCLFVSSKADLPEGGVLVGPSPAEFCRKHRLPAPVPFSCAGPAEPSTAIFTQLATMATFPHLVHAELRPSSFWLRGLLGVLGAAMAAVLSFSLYRVLVKSQ
- the RHOT2 gene encoding mitochondrial Rho GTPase 2 isoform X3 yields the protein MGGPRGGPVGNKSDLRAGSSMEAVLPIMSQFPEIETCVECSAKNLRNISELFYYAQKAVLHPTAPLYDPETKQLRPACAQALTRIFRLSDQDLDQALSDEELNAFQKSCFGHPLAPQALEDVKTVVCRNVAGGVWEDRLTLDGFLFLNTLFIQRGRHETTWTILRSFGYSDTLELTADYLFPPLHVPPGCSTELNHLGYQFVQRVFEKHDQDRDGALSPTELQSLFSVFPAAPWGPELPRTVRTEAGRLPLHGYLCQWTLVTYLDVRSCLGHLGYLGYPTLCDQDSQTRAITVTREKRLDQEKGQTLRSVLLCKVVGARGVGKSAFLQAFLGHSLGHQDTREQPPGYTIDTVQVNGQEKYLILCEVGTDDLATSLDAACDVACLMFDGSDPKSFAHCASVYKHHYMDGQTPCLFVSSKADLPEGGVLVGPSPAEFCRKHRLPAPVPFSCAGPAEPSTAIFTQLATMATFPHLVHAELRPSSFWLRGLLGVLGAAMAAVLSFSLYRVLVKSQ
- the RHOT2 gene encoding mitochondrial Rho GTPase 2 isoform X2, with the translated sequence MRRDVRILLLGEAQVGKTSLILSLVGEEFPEEVPPRAEEITIPADVTPEKVPTHIVDYSEAEQTDEELREEIHKANVVCVVYDVSEEATIEKIRTKWIPLVNGGTTRGPRVPIILVGNKSDLRAGSSMEAVLPIMSQFPEIETCVECSAKNLRNISELFYYAQKAVLHPTAPLYDPETKQLRPACAQALTRIFRLSDQDLDQALSDEELNAFQKSCFGHPLAPQALEDVKTVVCRNVAGGVWEDRLTLDGFLFLNTLFIQRGRHETTWTILRSFGYSDTLELTADYLFPPLHVPPGCSTELNHLGYQFVQRVFEKHDQDRDGALSPTELQSLFSVFPAAPWGPELPRTVRTEAGRLPLHGYLCQWTLVTYLDVRSCLGHLGYLGYPTLCDQDSQTRAITVTREKRLDQEKGQTLRSVLLCKVVGARGVGKSAFLQAFLGHSLGHQDTREQPPGYTIDTVQVNGQEKYLILCEVGTDDLATSLDAACDVACLMFDGSDPKSFAHCASVYKHHYMDGQTPCLFVSSKADLPEGGVLVGPSPAEFCRKHRLPAPVPFSCAGPAEPSTAIFTQLATMATFPHLVHAELRPSSFWLRGLLGVLGAAMAAVLSFSLYRVLVKSQ
- the RHOT2 gene encoding mitochondrial Rho GTPase 2 isoform X4 — protein: MEAVLPIMSQFPEIETCVECSAKNLRNISELFYYAQKAVLHPTAPLYDPETKQLRPACAQALTRIFRLSDQDLDQALSDEELNAFQKSCFGHPLAPQALEDVKTVVCRNVAGGVWEDRLTLDGFLFLNTLFIQRGRHETTWTILRSFGYSDTLELTADYLFPPLHVPPGCSTELNHLGYQFVQRVFEKHDQDRDGALSPTELQSLFSVFPAAPWGPELPRTVRTEAGRLPLHGYLCQWTLVTYLDVRSCLGHLGYLGYPTLCDQDSQTRAITVTREKRLDQEKGQTLRSVLLCKVVGARGVGKSAFLQAFLGHSLGHQDTREQPPGYTIDTVQVNGQEKYLILCEVGTDDLATSLDAACDVACLMFDGSDPKSFAHCASVYKHHYMDGQTPCLFVSSKADLPEGGVLVGPSPAEFCRKHRLPAPVPFSCAGPAEPSTAIFTQLATMATFPHLVHAELRPSSFWLRGLLGVLGAAMAAVLSFSLYRVLVKSQ